The Neodiprion lecontei isolate iyNeoLeco1 chromosome 6, iyNeoLeco1.1, whole genome shotgun sequence sequence ATGTTAAAAAGAATGCTTCCCTTTTGTAAAAACATCAACAATTCACATTATTTATCAGCAATGAATTTCTGTCACCCCACCGTTctgaatatacatatgttcGATGATCAGTTGTAACAAATAACCTATTGTTCCGAATATAAGCCGAAGTTTTTTGTCATTGACAGCACTTGCCAAATCGTTCTGGGTTTTTACGCGGACCCGTCTTATATGCGGTTGGTAACTAAGAAAAACATCCTGAAATACTGTCTCAGTACTATATGCGAGGTCGCCTTGTACTCGGAAGAATACGGTAATAGAAAGCCgactgataaaataaaatgaataattaaaagaaaGGAGATTATGAGAATTGCCTATTTTgtctgaaaatatattatttaaaaaagtgTGGATTTACGGGTACGATTAACATTACGAATGCATAACTTGTTAGAAAACAATATGGAAACAAAATGTAACCATTAACATTTACTTTTGAAGATTTGATTTCCATGGATCTGTTGACGATGGTGTCCAAATCGTGCTGAGAGATCGGAATGGATCAAAACCAGAGCGATCCTGGAAAGCGATAAAACAAGGGGGACACTATAAGTacacatcaatttttttcagaagaaAATTCGTAGgaccgagaatttttttttcaaagagtTGTATATCTGTAAATTATTTACCGGAATATTCTGTTTTATTTCTTGCAATGTTGTAGAGGGCTGCAGCGTGTTTGCTGGAGGTGTCGGAGCTCCCCATGGTGCAGCTGCCCACACACCTCCTGTATTAACGCCCCAAACTCCACTTCGCTCTTCACCAACTGCTCCTCGTGTGTAAAGTGGTTCCCAATTTGTTTCTACCATAACCCAATTGTCTGAAAGCcagaaatttgaatattgagACCAGATAGGTTGGcaaagttgcaaaataacaGACGATATCTACTACATTCGGAACTGTATTTATCAATAACTTCACCATTTTAttgcaataaaaatgatttaccCTTCAATGCATCGGACAAGTTTGAGGTTTTCTCTCCTGGCTTTGAATTTGTTATTGCACCGCCATCATCCCATAATCCACAGCTTGATCCTGCTTCGAGACTTTCAAGTTCGACCAGAGGTTCGTCAGTTTCTGGTAATTCATATGGCACCAATTCTGGTTCAAACTACAAGTAATTCGGTTTCAATTGTAACAGAACGACGGTAGATGGAAAATCATGACAATAATCATTTTATAACTTACAGGTGGCTCTGTAAATGTGTTCATGAAGAAACTATTAGAATGGCAGCTGTTTGGCTGCATCGATAAAAGTTCTTGATCAGGGGACTTGTCACCTTTGCACGATCGATCTGCAGCACCAAATTTAGGATTTATCTTGAGCTCAACAGGGCTACAACGTGCTTCCTCAATTTGCGTCGGATTATTATTCGCTATCTTAGTCTGTGGGTTACAGGGGGTAGGTATTTCAAGTgactttgaataaatttttgtcatacTATTAGCATTGGCAAAGATCGAAATGCTGTCTTGGTTCCTAGCGACAACATCGCTAAATTTAGCTCTGTTTTCACCCCAGCAAGATGGTGGTGGTGGGAGTGGAGATGGGATTGCAGGTGGGACAGGTCTACTCTCGTCCCTTTGGGATAAAGTCGCTCTCAATGAATTCGCTGAAAACataaaaacatttcaaacTCACAATCACGTTCTAGATTGTCATTGCTGAAATCGTATCTTCATTTACATACACTTTGGATGAGTCTTGTCAGTACCACGGCGTTTCTGAGTAGCTTTTTCTTTCCGGGGCGTATTTTTGCTTGGACGAGTTAGTTTGAAGGATGACTCGGTGTTACATCGGGCAGGGTGATGATGGTGCTTTGTATTTGAACGAGTCGTACTAGTCTTCCACCGATTTGGATTGTCCTGTTTTTCTTTATcgtaatcatcatcatcacaaTCTCCTTCGTAATTATCTCTATAATCTATAGATGGTCCAGCTGGTATGGTTTGTGGTTTTCCTTTTTTGACCAAAGGTTTTCTTTGAAGTTTCTCTGGTTTAACATATGTACGATCGCAATCCTGTGaatcaaaagtattttttacaatattatatctaGCATAGTAATGAAATACAAGGGAATGGAAACAAAATATGACCTTATACGGAACTGTATCCTCGTGAACGGAACTTTCTGTCGTAGTAGATGACGTCTCCTCTTCAGAAAACTGATTGACTTTTTGGCTATTCGAAgcctcgtattttttataatgATTGTTAGCCTGAACATGTCTGCCACTACTGTTGATTTCTTGCTTCTTTTTTAACTCTGATTTACTTTCTCTAATGTTAATCGAAATTTGCATTGTATTTTCTGCTTGCACTTCGTTTTCAACTGTCTTTACTTCTTCTTTAACAGTAGCATGTGTAACTGTGTTGGTATTCGGAGCCAATTTGCCCTTTTTGGTTGTAGTAGGACTTGATTTCAGTAAACCACCGactgaattctttttttctggtATAATCTGGCTGTCCGGTATAGGCGTCAAGAGTGGTGCCAGAGTCTCTACCAGCACCGTTTCTAGgttgttattttgtttcttattaTTCCTTTTCTTAGTTCCCAGAGGAGCTGTGTTATTGCTATTACTATTGGCATTTTCTGTAACTGATGGATCTTCCAATTTCTTGGCTGCCGATATTTCCTTTGATTCAGTATCCATTTTGAATCGTCGTTCTTCATCTGGTGTCCAGTctggaatttttattccacgTTGTGTATCTTTCTCCTTGGTTTTCTTCACGTTCATAATTGACCAGTCTGGCGAGACGTCGTCTTTTTTACTTTGTCTGTTCCGCTCATCGCTAGTCACCTTTTCTTTCCCAAGAGCATTACTCTGTGTGGATGCGATTGAAACATTTGCTAATAATCTAAGATCCAGAGGTGGCTGTATAGGACCCCCTTTAGATAGATTAACCAATGCCCCACGCAGAATTCTATCCGCTTCAAGAAACGAAATAGCAAGGATACATATTAGCAATATGGTAGAAAGGCAAATTGCAGCGAGTTGTACAGGCTGCTCCCAAGAAGGTCTAGTTATGACAGCCGCACAGGCTTCTAAAGTATGAGCAGGAACAGTAGTTAACAAAGAAAGCCTAGCCAGCCCACTTTCATTGACACCCTCTACCTGGACATTGTCTGTTCCTAAACTCGTTAATATGAGTAACTCTCTTTCGATACGTGAGAGTGTAAAGTCAGGCGTGAAAgctatttcaattttttttgttgcatttGGATTCAACTTGAAAGCCGCACAGTTTAATACTTTGAATCCGTATCCTTCGCAATATAACCCACTGATGTAAAATCCGTGAATATCAATTGGCAGTTCACCGGTGTTTCTTGCAGTGAAAGATCGTTTCACTGTAAGGTTGGGTATTGGGCTTTGTCTCAACCTTTCACCTGTAACAGATTACATTAAGAGCACTTCAATAAGCAAAACTGATTAGGAAGACAATTGGAATAACGTTACAACTAACCGAtgcacaaataaaaaaataatattaataataataacgatcgGTAGTACCAACTTTGTGCTGTTTGCTGAGGATCAGAAATTCTTCAAGCCTATTCGAAATCCAAGTAACATGTCCGATCTTCAAACAGACCTATCTAACTGTTAAGTAAATCAGTTCTTGACCTCCCGTatgatgtagaaaaatttcttgGATATGTAGGTCTTCTTATTAAAAACATCGAAATTATCAGTCAACGTTTCGACCCTAAGTTGTGGGTCATCTTCAGAACAAGTTTATTGTATCCagtacaaattttcaaccaaccaaaaaaaccaaaaaggCAAGTATCTTTCCGGTGAAgacttctctttctttcttcagtTTAAGttgtttcatattttaaatttacattaAATTTGTACTAGATGCAATAAACTTGTCCTGAAGATGACCCACATCCTAGGGTCGAAACGTTGACTGATAATTTCGATGTTTTTAATAAGAAGACCTACAtatcgaagaaatttttctacagacCTATCTAACGTTGTGGCCTGGTGCGATCTAAATGGTCTTCAATTGAATGTGAATAAGAGCTTTGACTTTTCTTTCAGTAGCGGTAGGGAAAACGTTCATTGCCACTATGCAATATGAGATGTATGCTTGCAAGAGTCCGATTGAGTCAACGACCTAGGGGTTTTGCTTGACTcaaagttaatttttaatgaacACATTTCCTCCAAAGATTGTAAGTCCCCATCTACTCTGAATATGCTATACTTCACGTTAATTCGTCCCATCCTGTCCTGTACTTCTTCCCTCTGGCGCCCCTTCAGTAAAGGTAATGTTTACTGCCTAGAGGTGGGGCAGCACAGGCTCCTCAGGTATGCTTTGTACAAAATTAATCATCCTATGAAACGCTTCAACCACGACTATTTTGAGATTagcaaaaatttaaatctcCCCAGCTTCTTTTCCTATAGAGACTACCAAGACCTACTATTCGTATACAAAGTTTTTAAGAACTTCAACGATTCTCCTCCTGTCCTCAAGATGTTTCACTTTCACCCACACGCATCAGCTAGGAGAAACGACATCATTTTCCAGGTGGCAATTTTCTCTAACACCTACCTGGCTAAGTCCATCTCGGCGCAACTAAGCATTTTAGATAATAGGAATAGCACGTGGATTGATCTGGAGAACACGTCTATCTTCtgctttaaaaaatttgtcatgGATGCCTGTTTTGAATATCTGTAATCCTATTATTCTACTTTTCTGTATTCTGCTACCTGAATTTTTGTAAGCTTTGTTCAAAGGGTATACGcccatataaatataataaataaataaacttaaaAACATAAGTAAGATTGAAGAGTACACAAGTTTCAAATTGTGTTTTCTTACGCTCGCAGTCCTTGAGGTGCTTGTCAGCAAGCTCAAAAAGAAGTGGTGTATTCGATCCCGGCTTACGATTACCAAACTTGAATTGTGCATGTGCTCCACGCCCAACTAGTCGCAACACTTCCAGTATCGTCATATTATTTCTGAAACACACACACGTAAATTGTGTTAAAAAAAGAACTACATATGTTATACTTATTCAACATACAGGagtatatacacatagatgtatacacacatatacctatctaatatactgtatattgtacattacATGTAATGACAACAGAAGTAAAAATTGACCTGATGTATAAAAGCGCTGATGACGAACTGGCCGACAAGGGAGTGTAGGATATACGTATTGATTTAGATTCACGTGGACCGAGATAAAGTGGCAGAGATTGAGCTGGTGCTATGACATTCCAATGTTTTTCGAATCGTTCTCTCTCCTCAGAATTATCT is a genomic window containing:
- the LOC107222630 gene encoding transmembrane protein 131 isoform X2; protein product: MIWNKVCYNFFFFITLELVSKIHPSLHGHNNAFVQANNEVQYLLDNIPISMHKGFSSSVEEHRNSMSDDNTVDAISYIQFKPSILDFKERQLGVPHQETVTLFNRDCNKTIHVSSISGNTQHFHSSFFQDKVIPPLGNTTFNVVFLGREEGEIDSYLFIHTSDGTLKYQIRGISVSSPYRLRPVVGIKLPLNASFTPLIYMHNPHPEPMQVVEVYSSGGEFQLELPSGQAEGPRELWEIPPYQTKPVIRLHFNAYTEKNHTAYIRFKVNNSAAVLVVAVEVEVGNGAGLHWGGSSGVFNLGMGGSLQPPTHYPITLKNSAKKPVKVLNIISTPVSKALRINFEPVVVPGDTEVPVTVGTLIYDWKVGLDLQHFKGKLVVKGIGPGGLPQKLTIPWMAEVLIGGLEVNTSVTHYCAPYSTHPRNFTVVNKYKIPLAITNVSLSPEAKTLFSIKDFIPKVLRPRQKTSIFSLQLSNEKKSDNLKLESSILIHSNVSITEVPLLSYDGKVKKIIPGEKENDKGTMNFGTVGSGTENEAIFALENHNPINVELHGWGVNMPGAVLELMGCQKGPTHLFNKGVRNISVCSQIGNQSIKPGYLAVFKIKVKTAAVEEDTIVGEVFVRTTYERLTVPVFMRVAHGRIFVKKLTFTDCFPGSVCIHQVKVHSTFARPMEVTSVAPFHKDDRLKYVPQDEAPLPVISKGDNYIGSITFDSSIACKHHCYLGLSLNASAGAQWLNTLSLPSHTRDSDLNLLNTRYTRYLNSTGGGSWENITMRLDTTEVRGHRFSVNIKHYWPSLLGNIGISKNKSSLTFSLTQVGNTSYKTIKIDNPSSSPLLVQLVLDWSYPQGMRLYHSLPNKFKPICLECPMTIPSEFKLEDNSEERERFEKHWNVIAPAQSLPLYLGPRESKSIRISYTPLSASSSSALLYIRNNMTILEVLRLVGRGAHAQFKFGNRKPGSNTPLLFELADKHLKDCERERLRQSPIPNLTVKRSFTARNTGELPIDIHGFYISGLYCEGYGFKVLNCAAFKLNPNATKKIEIAFTPDFTLSRIERELLILTSLGTDNVQVEGVNESGLARLSLLTTVPAHTLEACAAVITRPSWEQPVQLAAICLSTILLICILAISFLEADRILRGALVNLSKGGPIQPPLDLRLLANVSIASTQSNALGKEKVTSDERNRQSKKDDVSPDWSIMNVKKTKEKDTQRGIKIPDWTPDEERRFKMDTESKEISAAKKLEDPSVTENANSNSNNTAPLGTKKRNNKKQNNNLETVLVETLAPLLTPIPDSQIIPEKKNSVGGLLKSSPTTTKKGKLAPNTNTVTHATVKEEVKTVENEVQAENTMQISINIRESKSELKKKQEINSSGRHVQANNHYKKYEASNSQKVNQFSEEETSSTTTESSVHEDTVPYKDCDRTYVKPEKLQRKPLVKKGKPQTIPAGPSIDYRDNYEGDCDDDDYDKEKQDNPNRWKTSTTRSNTKHHHHPARCNTESSFKLTRPSKNTPRKEKATQKRRGTDKTHPKSNSLRATLSQRDESRPVPPAIPSPLPPPPSCWGENRAKFSDVVARNQDSISIFANANNRSCKGDKSPDQELLSMQPNSCHSNSFFMNTFTEPPFEPELVPYELPETDEPLVELESLEAGSSCGLWDDGGAITNSKPGEKTSNLSDALKDNWVMVETNWEPLYTRGAVGEERSGVWGVNTGGVWAAAPWGAPTPPANTLQPSTTLQEIKQNIPDRSGFDPFRSLSTIWTPSSTDPWKSNLQK
- the LOC107222630 gene encoding transmembrane protein 131 isoform X3, whose product is MIWNKVCYNFFFFITLELVSKIHPSLHGHNNAFVQANNEVQYLLDNIPISMHKGFSSSVEEHRNSMSDDNTVDAISYIQFKPSILDFKERQLGVPHQETVTLFNRDCNKTIHVSSISGNTQHFHSSFFQDKVIPPLGNTTFNVVFLGREEGEIDSYLFIHTSDGTLKYQIRGISVSSPYRLRPVVGIKLPLNASFTPLIYMHNPHPEPMQVVEVYSSGGEFQLELPSGQAEGPRELWEIPPYQTKPVIRLHFNAYTEKNHTAYIRFKVNNSAAVLVVAVEVEVGNGAGLHWGGSSGVFNLGMGGSLQPPTHYPITLKNSAKKPVKVLNIISTPVSKALRINFEPVVVPGDTEVPVTVGTLIYDWKVGLDLQHFKGKLVVKGIGPGGLPQKLTIPWMAEVLIGGLEVNTSVTHYCAPYSTHPRNFTVVNKYKIPLAITNVSLSPEAKTLFSIKDFIPKVLRPRQKTSIFSLQLSNEKKSDNLKLESSILIHSNVSITEVPLLSYDGKVKKIIPGEKENDKGTMNFGTVGSGTENEAIFALENHNPINVELHGWGVNMPGAVLELMGCQKGPTHLFNKGVRNISVCSQIGNGSVCIHQVKVHSTFARPMEVTSVAPFHKDDRLKYVPQDEAPLPVISKGDNYIGSITFDSSIACKHHCYLGLSLNASAGAQWLNTLSLPSHTRDSDLNLLNTRYTRYLNSTGGGSWENITMRLDTTEVRGHRFSVNIKHYWPSLLGNIGISKNKSSLTFSLTQVGNTSYKTIKIDNPSSSPLLVQLVLDWSYPQGMRLYHSLPNKFKPICLECPMTIPSEFKLEDNSEERERFEKHWNVIAPAQSLPLYLGPRESKSIRISYTPLSASSSSALLYIRNNMTILEVLRLVGRGAHAQFKFGNRKPGSNTPLLFELADKHLKDCERERLRQSPIPNLTVKRSFTARNTGELPIDIHGFYISGLYCEGYGFKVLNCAAFKLNPNATKKIEIAFTPDFTLSRIERELLILTSLGTDNVQVEGVNESGLARLSLLTTVPAHTLEACAAVITRPSWEQPVQLAAICLSTILLICILAISFLEADRILRGALVNLSKGGPIQPPLDLRLLANVSIASTQSNALGKEKVTSDERNRQSKKDDVSPDWSIMNVKKTKEKDTQRGIKIPDWTPDEERRFKMDTESKEISAAKKLEDPSVTENANSNSNNTAPLGTKKRNNKKQNNNLETVLVETLAPLLTPIPDSQIIPEKKNSVGGLLKSSPTTTKKGKLAPNTNTVTHATVKEEVKTVENEVQAENTMQISINIRESKSELKKKQEINSSGRHVQANNHYKKYEASNSQKVNQFSEEETSSTTTESSVHEDTVPYKDCDRTYVKPEKLQRKPLVKKGKPQTIPAGPSIDYRDNYEGDCDDDDYDKEKQDNPNRWKTSTTRSNTKHHHHPARCNTESSFKLTRPSKNTPRKEKATQKRRGTDKTHPKSNSLRATLSQRDESRPVPPAIPSPLPPPPSCWGENRAKFSDVVARNQDSISIFANANSMTKIYSKSLEIPTPCNPQTKIANNNPTQIEEARCSPVELKINPKFGAADRSCKGDKSPDQELLSMQPNSCHSNSFFMNTFTEPPFEPELVPYELPETDEPLVELESLEAGSSCGLWDDGGAITNSKPGEKTSNLSDALKDNWVMVETNWEPLYTRGAVGEERSGVWGVNTGGVWAAAPWGAPTPPANTLQPSTTLQEIKQNIPDRSGFDPFRSLSTIWTPSSTDPWKSNLQK
- the LOC107222630 gene encoding transmembrane protein 131 isoform X1, which gives rise to MIWNKVCYNFFFFITLELVSKIHPSLHGHNNAFVQANNEVQYLLDNIPISMHKGFSSSVEEHRNSMSDDNTVDAISYIQFKPSILDFKERQLGVPHQETVTLFNRDCNKTIHVSSISGNTQHFHSSFFQDKVIPPLGNTTFNVVFLGREEGEIDSYLFIHTSDGTLKYQIRGISVSSPYRLRPVVGIKLPLNASFTPLIYMHNPHPEPMQVVEVYSSGGEFQLELPSGQAEGPRELWEIPPYQTKPVIRLHFNAYTEKNHTAYIRFKVNNSAAVLVVAVEVEVGNGAGLHWGGSSGVFNLGMGGSLQPPTHYPITLKNSAKKPVKVLNIISTPVSKALRINFEPVVVPGDTEVPVTVGTLIYDWKVGLDLQHFKGKLVVKGIGPGGLPQKLTIPWMAEVLIGGLEVNTSVTHYCAPYSTHPRNFTVVNKYKIPLAITNVSLSPEAKTLFSIKDFIPKVLRPRQKTSIFSLQLSNEKKSDNLKLESSILIHSNVSITEVPLLSYDGKVKKIIPGEKENDKGTMNFGTVGSGTENEAIFALENHNPINVELHGWGVNMPGAVLELMGCQKGPTHLFNKGVRNISVCSQIGNQSIKPGYLAVFKIKVKTAAVEEDTIVGEVFVRTTYERLTVPVFMRVAHGRIFVKKLTFTDCFPGSVCIHQVKVHSTFARPMEVTSVAPFHKDDRLKYVPQDEAPLPVISKGDNYIGSITFDSSIACKHHCYLGLSLNASAGAQWLNTLSLPSHTRDSDLNLLNTRYTRYLNSTGGGSWENITMRLDTTEVRGHRFSVNIKHYWPSLLGNIGISKNKSSLTFSLTQVGNTSYKTIKIDNPSSSPLLVQLVLDWSYPQGMRLYHSLPNKFKPICLECPMTIPSEFKLEDNSEERERFEKHWNVIAPAQSLPLYLGPRESKSIRISYTPLSASSSSALLYIRNNMTILEVLRLVGRGAHAQFKFGNRKPGSNTPLLFELADKHLKDCERERLRQSPIPNLTVKRSFTARNTGELPIDIHGFYISGLYCEGYGFKVLNCAAFKLNPNATKKIEIAFTPDFTLSRIERELLILTSLGTDNVQVEGVNESGLARLSLLTTVPAHTLEACAAVITRPSWEQPVQLAAICLSTILLICILAISFLEADRILRGALVNLSKGGPIQPPLDLRLLANVSIASTQSNALGKEKVTSDERNRQSKKDDVSPDWSIMNVKKTKEKDTQRGIKIPDWTPDEERRFKMDTESKEISAAKKLEDPSVTENANSNSNNTAPLGTKKRNNKKQNNNLETVLVETLAPLLTPIPDSQIIPEKKNSVGGLLKSSPTTTKKGKLAPNTNTVTHATVKEEVKTVENEVQAENTMQISINIRESKSELKKKQEINSSGRHVQANNHYKKYEASNSQKVNQFSEEETSSTTTESSVHEDTVPYKDCDRTYVKPEKLQRKPLVKKGKPQTIPAGPSIDYRDNYEGDCDDDDYDKEKQDNPNRWKTSTTRSNTKHHHHPARCNTESSFKLTRPSKNTPRKEKATQKRRGTDKTHPKSNSLRATLSQRDESRPVPPAIPSPLPPPPSCWGENRAKFSDVVARNQDSISIFANANSMTKIYSKSLEIPTPCNPQTKIANNNPTQIEEARCSPVELKINPKFGAADRSCKGDKSPDQELLSMQPNSCHSNSFFMNTFTEPPFEPELVPYELPETDEPLVELESLEAGSSCGLWDDGGAITNSKPGEKTSNLSDALKDNWVMVETNWEPLYTRGAVGEERSGVWGVNTGGVWAAAPWGAPTPPANTLQPSTTLQEIKQNIPDRSGFDPFRSLSTIWTPSSTDPWKSNLQK